The following coding sequences lie in one Listeria ivanovii subsp. londoniensis genomic window:
- the hrcA gene encoding heat-inducible transcriptional repressor HrcA — MLTERQLLIFRAIIDHFTWTIQPVGSKNLLKEKALPYSSATIRNEMGVLEEYGFIEKTHSSSGRVPSEKGYRFYVDYLLKPQKLDKSDRQMIRSFFSENYYEMEGLIQNSASMLSDLTNYTSILLGPEATKNHLSGFRFVPINHFQAMLILITDQGHVDNHLVTIPEGTTLSDIERMVNILNERLVGLSLDDLKLQIPMEVKELLEKHVRNYESFMHVFSDSFTQASQQKVYIGGKTNIFNQPEFHDINKVREMLRLMEEEQDVYELFRDIPDGLQVKIGRENNNSLMEDCSIITATYNIAGERVGGIVLLGPTRMEYSRMMGLVDVMSRDLTDVLTKLYRDNQK; from the coding sequence ATGTTAACTGAAAGACAACTTTTGATTTTCCGTGCCATCATCGATCATTTCACTTGGACTATTCAGCCAGTTGGTTCGAAAAATTTGCTGAAAGAGAAGGCGTTACCATACAGCTCAGCGACTATCCGAAACGAGATGGGTGTTTTAGAAGAATATGGTTTTATTGAAAAAACACACTCTTCCTCAGGACGTGTTCCATCAGAAAAAGGGTATCGCTTTTATGTCGATTATTTACTCAAGCCTCAAAAGCTTGATAAATCTGACAGGCAAATGATTCGTTCTTTCTTCTCGGAAAATTATTACGAGATGGAAGGACTTATTCAAAATTCAGCATCGATGTTATCCGATTTAACTAATTACACGTCCATTTTACTTGGCCCAGAGGCGACAAAAAATCATTTAAGCGGGTTTAGATTTGTACCAATAAATCATTTTCAAGCAATGCTCATTTTAATAACTGATCAAGGACATGTTGATAATCATCTCGTTACAATACCTGAGGGTACGACGTTATCGGATATTGAACGTATGGTAAATATTTTAAATGAACGGTTGGTCGGGCTTTCGCTGGACGATTTAAAATTACAAATTCCAATGGAAGTGAAAGAATTACTTGAAAAACACGTAAGAAACTATGAAAGTTTTATGCATGTTTTTTCTGATTCTTTCACACAAGCAAGTCAACAAAAAGTGTATATTGGCGGGAAAACAAATATTTTCAATCAACCGGAATTTCATGACATCAATAAAGTCCGTGAGATGCTGCGTTTGATGGAAGAGGAACAAGATGTTTATGAGCTATTCAGAGATATTCCAGATGGCTTACAAGTGAAGATTGGCCGGGAAAACAATAATAGTCTAATGGAAGATTGTAGCATCATTACCGCAACGTACAATATTGCTGGAGAACGTGTTGGTGGCATTGTCCTCCTTGGTCCGACTAGAATGGAATACAGTCGGATGATGGGATTAGTTGATGTAATGAGCCGAGATTTAACCGATGTGTTAACGAAACTTTATCGTGATAACCAAAAATAG